A region of the Burkholderia pyrrocinia genome:
CGACGGGCGACCTCGACGTGCGCCGCCTCGACCGTTTCGTCGAGAAGCCGCACCTCGAACTCGCGCAGCAGTACGTCGCGTCCGGCGAGTACTGGTGGAACAGCGGGATCTTCATCGTCCGCGCGTCGGTGTGGCTGAAGGCGATCCGCCAGCTCGAACCGGCGATCTACGCGTCCTGCGAACAGGCCGTCGCGCAGGGCAAGGCCGATGGCGACTTCTTCCGCGTCGATCGCGAAGCATTCGCCGCATCGCCGTCGAACTCGATCGACTACGCGGTGATGGAGCCGCTCGCGAGCCTGCCGCAACTGTGCGAGAGCGTCGTCGTGCCGCTCGACGCGGGCTGGTCGGACGTCGGCTCGTGGGACGCGATCTGGCAGATCTCGTCGAAGGACAAGGCCAGGAACGTCGGCCGCGGCAACGTGCTGTTCGAAGGCGCCGAATCGACCTTCGCGCATTCGGAAAGCCGGCTCGTCGCCTGCGTCGGCACGCAGAACCTCGTCGTCGTCGAAACGCCCGACGCCGTGCTCGTCGCGGACAAGTCGCGCGTGCAGGACGTGAAGAAGATCGTCAGCCGCATCAAGGCGCAACAAGGCGCGGAAGCCACCGATCACCGCAAGGTGCATCGTCCGTGGGGCCACTACGACTCGGTCGACATGGGCGAGCGCTTCCAGGTGAAACGCATCGTCGTGAAACCGGGTGCGCGACTGTCGCTGCAGATGCACCACCATCGCGCCGAACACTGGATCGTCGTGCGCGGCACCGCGCGCATCACGCGCGGCGACGAAACGTTCCTGCTGTCCGAAAACGAATCGACGTACATCCCGCTCGGCGTGTCGCACCGCCTGGAGAACCCCGGCAAGATGCCGCTCGAACTGATCGAAGTGCAGTCGGGTGCGTATCTCGGCGAGGACGATATCGTCCGCTTCGACGATACCTACGGCCGGCAGTGACGCAACAAGCGCCGGGAGCGCCGCTGCGACAGCGGCGCTCCCGGCGCGGCAAGCATGGACAGACGACACTTCCGCGCGGGCGTCGTGGCACACGACGGCCCGCGCGTTGCATTGGAGCGGCGCTCAACCTACGCGGTACGCGTATTCGCGGCGCTCCGACTGCACCGGATCGTTGCGGCTTTCGGACAGCGCACCCGCGTGACGCTCGGCGATGAAGCGCTTGATGTCCGACTCGGCGCGCGCCAGCGCGGACAAACCGGCCAGCACTTCGCTTTGCGGTGCGCGTGCCGGCTCGTCGCTCGCACCGTGGCGATCGATCCACTGGCGTGCCCAGTCGAGCGCGAACTGCTCGGCTTCCTCGGCATCGGTGAAACGCGGACCGATGAGGCCCGAGCGCTCGACGCGCCGGTCGTCCTGCGAGATCTCGGCCCACGCGCGATACATCAGGTTCTGCACGGGCTGCGCGATGCCGCAGATCGTATAGCCGCGATACTCGTCGACTTGCGGTTCGGACGCGGCGAAGCGCGCCGACGACGCACGCGCATGGCGCAGCTCCGCTGCCGGCGTACCGGGCACCACGAACGACGCGCCGGCCGGATCGGCCGCTTCGTCGCCCGGCATCGCGCTCACCGACGCACCTTCGCCCTCCCAAACGTTTGCCTGCGCAACCGGCAATTGCCACGACTCGGGGTTTTGCCAGAACACGCCGCGCAAACGATCGTTGTCGGGCACGGGCTCCGCACGGCGCGCAGGCACGACCGGTACCGGCGGCGGCGGAACATACGCGAACGTGCGCCCGCTGAACTGGGTCAGCACGTCGATCATCTGCAACAGCGTGCCGCTCGCGAGCCACTCCTCGTAGCGACGACGGCACGTCGGCCCGGACGGATAGCGTCCGGGCAGCTTGGACCAGGCTTCACCGGTCGTCAGGATCCAGAGCACCGCGTTGGCAACGACGCGCGGTTCGGCTCGTGGACGCCCACGACGATTCAGCCGGATGGGTTCATCGGCGATCAGCGTTGAAAGACGACACCACTCTTCATCGTTAAGCTCATCGAAGAACATAGTAGATCTCTCCACGCAGCCAGGCCGGGCTGCGATTGGCGGCGCCGTCGCGACTTATCGCGTCGCGGGGCGGCCAGGTTGCACATTATGGTTATCCGGTGTTGTGCATGCCGGCCCGACACCGCACTTTCACGGTGCCGGCATTCCCGGCAATGGCGCACAAATCACGGTCTCACTCCAATGTGGGAATTTTTGTGCACGAAGCATACCATCCTCAGGGTTTATCTCAATATGACAATGACTTAATGTTACGCACTGAAACAACCTGCCAAGGATACGTAATCCATTTACGCATGAATTTTTTTGCGAGATCTTTATGCCCGTCGCTGCAAAGGCCCGTCCGGCGGGGCTCCGCAGGGCATGAAGAATGGCCTCCAATGGGCCTTTCCGGGCTGTTCCGACCCCTACCCGAAACAATTGCGGGAATCGCTGCCTAAAATCGGTAAATCAGGGAAAATTCGGTAACAAGATATTCACGAATCGGTAAATCATTCAATTTCCGTTCAACTAAATTATCTTCGTGCACAATCTTTTTATTGTTTCTCCGCGAGTGATGAAAACCCCGTGACGCGGGATGCACATTGTTTCCCCGCACGCAAGCACGGGACACCTGTTACATCTTCGCGGCGACGGGCGAGCGGCCGCGCCGCGCCGCTCGCGGAAAACCTGATTCGGGTCGGAACGGAAAGCGGAATGACGCATGCGGGACGCGCGGCGGTCGTGTCAGCGCAGGTCGCCGGCCAGCGCGCAGTCTGACGACACGAAATCCGGCCGCGGCCCGGCCATCGCCTTGAACACGGGCGCGCCGATCCGCATCGCGTCCGCATGGAATTCCTTCTTCACGCCGAACGTGCCCGCATGGCCCGAGCAGCGCTCGACGACATTCACGCGCGTATCGGGCACGAGCGACAGCGCATCGGCCGTCTTGCGGCCGATGTTCTGCACGCGCGCATGGCACGGCACGTGATACGACACGGTGCCGAGGCCGGTCTTGAAGTCGGTCTTCAGCAGCCGGTCGCGATGCCGCTCGAACGATCGTGCGAATGTGCGCACGACACGATGCGCAACCGATAACGCATCGCACCGGGGCAATGACATCATGCCCCGGTGCGATGCGTGTTGCACGAGGCGTCACCGACCGCGCGACGCCCCGCTCGCCCGGCCCGGTGCGTGCGGGCCGGGCAAACGACGTTTACCGAACGTCGTCGGCAGGCGACGGACGCACCATGTAGCTGACGATGCGCCCCGGCCCCGACACGCGCCCCAGGCTGGACACGTTGCCGTAGCTGCTCGTGACGCCCGACAACCCGTTGTACAGGCGACCCGTCACGAAGACCGAATCGCCGCCGTGCAACGTGCCGTTGTTGGTCACGTTGCCCATGACCTTGACGTCGCCGGCCTCGATCGTGCCGCGGTTGATCACGTTGCCCATCGCCGAGAGCAACTTCTCCGCGCGCAGCGTGCCGTTGTTGGTCGTGCTGCCCATGACCTGAACGTCGCGGGCCTCGAGCGTACCGCTGTTGTTCAGCGCGCCCATCAGCTTCAGGGATTCGGCGCCGCTCACCGTCCCCTTGTTGACGACGGTGCCCATGACCCGAACGTCGCGCCCGCTGACGACGCCGTCGGCGCCGTCGTTGGTCAGGCGGCCGTCGATCTCGAGCGCGCCGTCGCTATGCAGCGTACCGGCATTGGTGACGTTGCCGGCAATCCTGACGCTGCGCCCCTGCACGGAACCGTCGTTGTCGAGGCGACCGGCCACGTCGACGGTACCTCCGCTGACCGTGCCGTGATTGTCGAGTGCGCTCAGAACCGACAACGTCTGCGCTTGCAGTCGCCCGCTCGACTCGATCGTCGCCTTGCCGCTCGACGCGAGCGACACGCTGCCGGCCGACGCGTCGACCGTGCCGGCGATCCTGACGCCGGTTTTCGCCGACGCGCCGATCAGCGCGATCTCATCCGCCCGCAGGCTGCCCGATTCGGCCACGTCGATCGCCGCGGCCGGCGCCTTGCCGCTTGCCGGACCGGAGAGCGTCTGCCGGTTCGATTGCTCGATCGCCGCCGTGCCCTGATGCGCGATCGCGACCAGCTTCTTCGCGCGCACCGCCGCATCGACCTTCAGGCCGCGCGACACGAGATCGAGCTGGTTCGCGTTACGCGCGTCGAGCCCGGCGCCTTCGATCGCGATGCGGCCGTTCTCGGTCCGGAATCGTGCGATACGGCCGTCCTCGTCGAATTCCGTCGTGCCCGCGACGAGCGACACACGGCTCGCGTTGATGAAGCTCGCGCCGTTCACGCTGATCCCGTTCGGGTTCGCGACGATCACGCGCGCCTGCTGCCCCGCGACTTCGGTCGCCCCTGCCAGCACCGACGCGTTGCCGCCCGTCACCTGGTTCAGGATGACCTGCGCCGAACGGCCGCCGAGCTGCGCGTTGCCGTCGATGCTGCCCGCCAGTTGCGTGTTCGTGCGGTTCACGCTGTTGTTCAGCACGAGCCCCTTCGAGCCGACGTTGTAATCGAGGAAGCGGTTCGAGGAAATGCCGGAGGCGTCCGGCGCGTTGATGTCGACGATCGGCGTGCCGTTCGGCGCGGCGCCGAGACCGGGGCGGTTGGCCGCGTTCGGATCGACGACGAGTTTCGGGTTCGTTTCGGCGATCGGCGGTTCCGGATCGACCGGCGGCTTCGTCTCCGCTACCGGCGGCTCCGGGGCAACCGGCGGCTTTGTCTCCGCTACCGGCGGCTCCGGATCGACCGGCGGCTTCGTCTCCGCTACCGGCGGCTCCGGGGCAACCGGCGGCTTTGTCTCCGCTACCGGTGGCTCCGGATCGACCGGCGGCTTCGTCTCCGCTACCGGCGGCTCCGGGGCAACCGGCGGCTTTGTCTCCGCTACCGGTGGCTCCGGGTCGACCGGCGGCTTCGTCTCCGCTACCGGCGGTTCCGGGTCGACCGGCGGCTTTGTCTCCGCTACCGGTGGCTCCGGATCGACCGGCGGCTTCGTCTCCGCTACCGGCGGCTCCGGGGCAACCGGCGGCTTCGTCGCCTCGTCATCGTCCGTCCAGTTCCCGCCGTACTGCAGACCGGACGGAGCCGAGAGCGTCCCCGCGCTCAGCGATCCGCCGTTCGAGACCTGGACCCTGCCATCCGACAGCAACGTCATCG
Encoded here:
- a CDS encoding mannose-1-phosphate guanylyltransferase/mannose-6-phosphate isomerase — its product is MNAPAVAAETRQSSSAAPAAGTRLAVQPVILAGGSGTRLWPMSRERFPKQLIGLLGEHSLLQSTALRLDGLTADHPLNDDVLIVCGEDHRFTTAEQLRLTAKPATIMLEPLGRDTAPALTLAALRLVADGNDAVMTVMPADHAVADLPRFHAAVAAGVHCAAQGRIATMGIVPTHAETGYGYIRVGAPLGDAATGDLDVRRLDRFVEKPHLELAQQYVASGEYWWNSGIFIVRASVWLKAIRQLEPAIYASCEQAVAQGKADGDFFRVDREAFAASPSNSIDYAVMEPLASLPQLCESVVVPLDAGWSDVGSWDAIWQISSKDKARNVGRGNVLFEGAESTFAHSESRLVACVGTQNLVVVETPDAVLVADKSRVQDVKKIVSRIKAQQGAEATDHRKVHRPWGHYDSVDMGERFQVKRIVVKPGARLSLQMHHHRAEHWIVVRGTARITRGDETFLLSENESTYIPLGVSHRLENPGKMPLELIEVQSGAYLGEDDIVRFDDTYGRQ
- a CDS encoding transposase; amino-acid sequence: MFFDELNDEEWCRLSTLIADEPIRLNRRGRPRAEPRVVANAVLWILTTGEAWSKLPGRYPSGPTCRRRYEEWLASGTLLQMIDVLTQFSGRTFAYVPPPPVPVVPARRAEPVPDNDRLRGVFWQNPESWQLPVAQANVWEGEGASVSAMPGDEAADPAGASFVVPGTPAAELRHARASSARFAASEPQVDEYRGYTICGIAQPVQNLMYRAWAEISQDDRRVERSGLIGPRFTDAEEAEQFALDWARQWIDRHGASDEPARAPQSEVLAGLSALARAESDIKRFIAERHAGALSESRNDPVQSERREYAYRVG
- a CDS encoding filamentous hemagglutinin N-terminal domain-containing protein; this encodes MKHQQHHRPRAATPSARTTLAAALTLAMPILAAQPVFAQPGLVVDPNAANRPGLGAAPNGTPIVDINAPDASGISTNRFTDYNVGSKGLVLNNSVNRTNTQLAGSIDGNAQLGGRSAQVILNQVTGGDASVLAGATEVAGQQARVIVANPNGISVNGASFINASRVSLVAGTTEFDEDGHVARFRTENGRITIDGAGLDARNLDQLDLVSRSLKVNAALHAKKLVAVAQQGTAAIENPQAMSFDASTSGELPRVAIDVSRLGSVHGEDSIVMRGTSAGVGINISGKVEAFTGSMTLLSDGRVQVSNGGSLSAGTLSAPSGLQYGGNWTDDDEATKPPVAPEPPVAETKPPVDPEPPVAETKPPVDPEPPVAETKPPVDPEPPVAETKPPVAPEPPVAETKPPVDPEPPVAETKPPVAPEPPVAETKPPVDPEPPVAETKPPVAPEPPVAETKPPVDPEPPIAETNPKLVVDPNAANRPGLGAAPNGTPIVDINAPDASGISSNRFLDYNVGSKGLVLNNSVNRTNTQLAGSIDGNAQLGGRSAQVILNQVTGGNASVLAGATEVAGQQARVIVANPNGISVNGASFINASRVSLVAGTTEFDEDGRIARFRTENGRIAIEGAGLDARNANQLDLVSRGLKVDAAVRAKKLVAIAHQGTAAIEQSNRQTLSGPASGKAPAAAIDVAESGSLRADEIALIGASAKTGVRIAGTVDASAGSVSLASSGKATIESSGRLQAQTLSVLSALDNHGTVSGGTVDVAGRLDNDGSVQGRSVRIAGNVTNAGTLHSDGALEIDGRLTNDGADGVVSGRDVRVMGTVVNKGTVSGAESLKLMGALNNSGTLEARDVQVMGSTTNNGTLRAEKLLSAMGNVINRGTIEAGDVKVMGNVTNNGTLHGGDSVFVTGRLYNGLSGVTSSYGNVSSLGRVSGPGRIVSYMVRPSPADDVR